The following proteins are co-located in the Thermomicrobiales bacterium genome:
- a CDS encoding Ig-like domain-containing protein — MTVTLTATDNVGGSGVAATYYGLTNPLCAPASPQGCSVYTGPFTIPSESGAIVLFFSVDAAGNTESLNTVLVSIDQTDPYAAPTISGTEGDNGWYTSAVTVTWNWTDDLSDLDTTRCPATSSSNSDGEASISATCYDQAGNDYEASVPVKIDQTPPAGNPTISGTLGDNGWYVGQVTVTWNWADATSGTNSCPPVTNALAEGQYTITANCSDMAGNTATGSVPIKIDQTPPAFAPTTNGTEGDNFWYTSPVTVTWNWTDPTSGINPTTCPTTTLVTTDGEQEVMEACRDLAGNVAAGRSVVRIDQTPPTVTYSGNAGSYGVDDQIEITCTASDATSGIASTTCQNITGPAASFELGTHTFSATATDNAGHTSSATTTFTIGLDYDSLAALTCQMVNQQTWCSTLSYYLASAEWAEGRHVGTLQQHYLNLYATMVTSLRNRGLSAQDAQTLLNLVQILQPPVTRGR; from the coding sequence GTGACCGTCACCCTGACCGCGACCGACAATGTCGGCGGCAGCGGTGTCGCGGCAACGTACTACGGGCTGACCAACCCACTCTGCGCGCCCGCCTCGCCGCAGGGCTGCTCCGTATACACAGGACCGTTCACCATACCCTCCGAGAGCGGCGCGATCGTGCTGTTCTTCAGCGTCGATGCCGCCGGAAACACCGAGTCGCTCAACACGGTGCTCGTCAGCATCGACCAGACCGACCCCTACGCCGCGCCCACGATCAGCGGCACCGAGGGCGACAACGGCTGGTACACCAGCGCTGTGACCGTCACCTGGAACTGGACCGACGATCTCTCCGATCTGGATACAACTCGATGCCCTGCCACCTCCTCCTCGAACAGCGACGGGGAGGCTTCGATCAGCGCGACCTGCTATGACCAGGCAGGCAACGACTACGAAGCATCCGTGCCGGTCAAGATCGACCAGACACCGCCAGCGGGAAACCCGACTATCTCTGGCACACTCGGGGACAACGGCTGGTATGTCGGTCAGGTCACGGTGACCTGGAACTGGGCCGATGCCACGTCGGGCACAAACTCCTGCCCACCTGTAACGAACGCGCTCGCTGAGGGCCAGTACACCATCACCGCCAACTGCAGCGACATGGCGGGCAATACCGCGACTGGCTCTGTCCCGATCAAGATCGACCAGACACCGCCGGCCTTCGCCCCGACCACCAACGGGACTGAGGGCGACAACTTCTGGTACACCAGCCCCGTGACCGTCACCTGGAACTGGACTGATCCGACCTCCGGCATCAACCCGACAACCTGCCCGACAACAACGCTGGTCACGACTGACGGCGAGCAGGAGGTAATGGAAGCCTGCCGCGATCTGGCCGGCAATGTTGCAGCCGGACGCAGCGTGGTCAGAATCGATCAGACACCGCCGACGGTGACCTACTCTGGTAACGCAGGCAGCTACGGCGTCGACGATCAGATCGAGATCACTTGCACTGCGTCCGACGCTACGTCCGGCATCGCTTCAACAACCTGCCAGAACATCACTGGCCCGGCCGCAAGCTTCGAGCTGGGCACCCACACGTTCTCGGCGACCGCAACGGATAACGCCGGACACACAAGCAGCGCGACAACGACGTTCACCATCGGACTGGACTACGACAGCCTGGCGGCATTGACCTGCCAGATGGTCAACCAGCAAACATGGTGCAGCACGCTCAGCTACTATCTCGCGTCGGCCGAGTGGGCCGAAGGGCGCCACGTCGGCACCCTGCAGCAGCACTACCTCAATCTCTACGCGACGATGGTGACCTCGCTGCGGAATCGCGGGCTGTCCGCGCAGGACGCGCAGACGCTGCTCAATCTGGTGCAGATCCTTCAACCGCCAGTGACACGCGGGCGGTAA
- a CDS encoding glycine-rich protein, producing the protein MRASTGTRVIWIVVSLLLGIAPVFTALPAQIARAAEPSCEDVGNDIECTYSYTGAAQTWIVPDWVTTAQFDVYGASGGNIGTFIYGGKGGHTKAALLVTPGDTITIMVGGKGQNAGETNLTTCQLAFTTGGFNGGGNSGTPTGSPPCPGGGGGGASDIRIGGTDLASRVIVAGGGGGAANLAAFWGNATGGAGGGDVGERGGYVYNGNAYGGRGGNQDCSQGSGQAGVGSAGASTISGSGGGGGGGWCGGAGGHIGSNGDWYGGGGGSGHSPGGVPMETGVNSGDGKVVVRFNAGDETPPTTTATYSNGYVPGTWSNQPVTVTLSGTDNRTPSDQLYFFYGVDDIDCTNHGVTRCAQYFNPITISTEGTHAFDYLGLDSSGNVDHQHATINIDLTDPTVNYSGNAGTYRVDQQIDITCTATDSLSGISNTTCQNISGPAWSFGLGTHSYTATATDLAGNVASDSTAFTVGVSYDSLANLTCQLVTQRTICNALNYNLASAEWAEGRHIGLLQQHHLNLYSSMAKALSGRILTSEQAQFLIDTAALFYPSRR; encoded by the coding sequence ATGCGGGCATCTACAGGAACGCGAGTCATCTGGATCGTCGTCAGTCTCCTCCTTGGTATCGCGCCGGTGTTCACGGCACTACCGGCACAGATCGCACGAGCGGCGGAGCCCTCCTGCGAAGACGTCGGAAATGACATTGAATGTACCTATTCGTATACCGGTGCCGCGCAGACCTGGATCGTGCCGGACTGGGTGACAACCGCGCAATTCGATGTCTATGGAGCCAGCGGCGGAAACATTGGAACGTTCATCTACGGAGGCAAAGGCGGTCACACGAAGGCAGCTTTGCTGGTGACGCCCGGCGACACAATCACGATCATGGTGGGCGGAAAAGGCCAGAACGCCGGTGAGACGAATCTGACCACCTGCCAGCTAGCCTTCACCACTGGTGGATTCAACGGCGGTGGCAACAGCGGCACGCCCACAGGTTCACCACCTTGCCCCGGCGGCGGCGGCGGCGGGGCCTCGGATATCCGCATCGGTGGAACCGATCTCGCCAGCCGTGTCATCGTCGCCGGTGGCGGTGGCGGCGCTGCGAACCTGGCAGCCTTCTGGGGCAACGCAACCGGCGGCGCTGGCGGCGGGGATGTCGGCGAGCGTGGCGGCTATGTCTATAACGGAAACGCCTACGGCGGTCGCGGCGGCAATCAGGATTGTTCGCAGGGTAGCGGGCAGGCAGGCGTCGGCAGCGCCGGCGCAAGCACGATTTCCGGCAGTGGCGGTGGTGGCGGCGGCGGCTGGTGTGGCGGCGCGGGCGGCCATATCGGCAGCAACGGTGACTGGTACGGCGGCGGTGGCGGCAGCGGCCATAGCCCAGGCGGAGTCCCCATGGAGACCGGCGTGAACTCGGGCGACGGCAAGGTCGTCGTCAGATTCAATGCCGGCGATGAAACTCCACCAACGACCACAGCAACATATAGCAATGGCTATGTCCCCGGCACCTGGAGCAACCAGCCGGTCACGGTCACGCTCTCCGGAACGGATAACCGCACCCCGAGTGATCAACTGTACTTCTTCTACGGCGTCGACGATATCGACTGCACCAACCACGGTGTCACCCGTTGCGCCCAGTACTTCAATCCAATCACCATTTCGACCGAGGGCACTCATGCCTTCGACTACCTCGGTCTGGATAGCTCCGGAAATGTTGACCACCAGCACGCAACGATCAACATCGATCTGACGGACCCGACTGTCAACTATTCGGGCAACGCCGGTACGTACCGCGTCGATCAGCAGATCGACATCACCTGCACGGCGACCGATAGTCTTTCCGGTATTTCCAACACGACCTGCCAGAACATCAGCGGTCCGGCCTGGAGTTTCGGGCTCGGGACGCACAGTTACACAGCCACCGCGACTGACCTGGCCGGAAACGTCGCCAGCGACTCAACCGCCTTTACCGTCGGTGTCTCCTACGACAGTCTGGCGAACCTGACCTGTCAGCTCGTCACCCAGCGGACGATATGCAACGCGCTGAACTACAACCTGGCATCGGCCGAATGGGCGGAGGGACGCCACATCGGCTTGCTGCAACAGCATCACCTCAATCTCTACTCCTCGATGGCCAAGGCGCTCAGTGGTCGCATCCTGACTAGCGAGCAGGCTCAATTCCTCATCGACACAGCGGCTCTGTTCTATCCGTCAAGACGCTGA
- a CDS encoding MFS transporter, with translation MALIWTAVTFAAIAIVPEFWMIVALAGAAGLGSGAFHPFGALNADAVIDDRRRNSAMSVYASGGTVGFAIGPLIGVGLLALFGIHGLALMIVPGTAIAIWLLLEMRKIAVKGSGSRRGRTGLPPIPWLALSAVILVMMARSWTMSSLQAFIPTWYDDMGYSEAFYGFLATTITLASALGTLGSGSLADRYGRRALIVVSLIATIPAILLFTAVHRWHRLPDRRAGRPAGRLDRAAPAGHGAAAVQGRAGVASGLVTRAGLRHRCDRRAGHWRDRRHVQHPDRDARAVDCHPDRDSDPGADAAKRPACDQIQQRGSETPDNYSPAGAVLVPSGAPTLRRLRDRTAAR, from the coding sequence CTGGCCCTGATCTGGACAGCCGTGACCTTCGCCGCCATCGCGATCGTGCCGGAGTTCTGGATGATCGTCGCGCTGGCCGGTGCCGCCGGGCTCGGCTCGGGCGCGTTCCACCCGTTCGGAGCACTGAACGCGGACGCCGTCATCGACGACCGGCGCCGCAACAGCGCCATGTCCGTCTATGCCTCCGGCGGCACGGTCGGCTTCGCCATCGGCCCGCTCATCGGCGTCGGGTTGCTTGCGCTCTTCGGCATCCACGGCCTCGCGCTCATGATCGTGCCGGGCACAGCGATCGCCATCTGGCTGCTGCTCGAGATGCGCAAGATCGCCGTCAAAGGCTCAGGATCGCGACGCGGACGGACGGGCCTGCCTCCCATTCCCTGGTTGGCGCTATCCGCCGTCATCCTCGTCATGATGGCGCGCTCGTGGACGATGAGCAGCCTGCAGGCATTCATCCCCACCTGGTACGACGACATGGGCTATTCGGAGGCGTTCTACGGCTTCCTGGCAACCACGATCACGCTCGCCAGCGCGCTCGGAACGCTCGGATCCGGCTCGCTGGCCGACCGCTACGGTCGTCGAGCGCTCATCGTCGTCTCGCTGATTGCGACGATCCCAGCGATCCTGCTCTTCACCGCCGTTCACCGGTGGCATCGCCTTCCTGACCGGCGCGCTGGTCGGCCTGCTGGCCGCCTCGACCGCGCCGCTCCTGCTGGTCATGGCGCAGCAGCGGTGCAGGGCCGCGCCGGCGTCGCCTCGGGACTGGTCACTCGGGCTGGGCTTCGTCACCGGTGCGATCGGCGTGCCGGTCACTGGCGCGATCGCCGACATGTTCAGCATCCAGACCGCGATGCGCGCGCAGTCGATTGTCATCCTGATCGCGATTCCGATCCCGGCGCTGATGCTGCCAAACGACCCGCGTGCGACCAGATCCAGCAGCGCGGCAGCGAAACGCCTGACAATTACTCCCCGGCGGGTGCAGTACTCGTACCATCAGGCGCGCCGACCCTGCGGCGGCTTCGCGACCGCACAGCCGCTCGATGA
- a CDS encoding site-2 protease family protein — MSYDPNSVYEADYRVSPEGEVVRAPRRDPWLKRALGPVGAAILFIVTKLKFVLAALKGVKFLGTGVSALVSIGAYALYFPWQFAVGLVMLIFIHEMGHVLVLRRYGVRATAPIFIPFLGALIGMKQLPKNAVMEAYVGLGGPVIGSLGAVAAYGIYLLDGHRLFLALAYIGILINLFNLLPILPLDGGRAVGAISRWFWAIGVVGLVALMIVRPSPILLIILIFGVPELLRVFRSRDTSDYYDVPMSERLTIGTIYFGLMFVLGFLLYEMEPLMHALQPG, encoded by the coding sequence ATGTCCTACGATCCAAATAGCGTCTATGAGGCGGATTACCGCGTCAGCCCGGAGGGTGAGGTCGTCCGCGCACCGCGCCGCGACCCGTGGCTGAAGCGTGCGCTCGGTCCGGTCGGTGCGGCGATCCTGTTCATTGTCACGAAGCTCAAGTTCGTTCTGGCCGCGCTCAAGGGCGTGAAATTCCTCGGCACCGGCGTCTCGGCGCTGGTCAGCATTGGTGCCTACGCGCTCTATTTCCCGTGGCAGTTCGCGGTCGGACTGGTCATGCTGATCTTCATTCACGAGATGGGGCACGTGCTGGTGCTGCGTCGCTACGGCGTGCGTGCGACAGCGCCGATCTTCATCCCCTTCCTCGGCGCGCTGATCGGCATGAAGCAGTTGCCGAAGAACGCCGTCATGGAGGCGTATGTCGGGCTTGGCGGGCCGGTGATCGGGTCGCTCGGTGCGGTCGCGGCCTACGGTATCTATCTGCTCGATGGCCATCGGCTGTTTCTGGCGCTGGCCTACATCGGCATCCTGATCAACCTGTTCAATCTGCTGCCGATTCTGCCGCTCGATGGTGGCCGCGCGGTCGGCGCGATCTCGCGCTGGTTCTGGGCCATTGGCGTCGTCGGCCTTGTGGCGCTGATGATTGTGCGGCCCAGCCCGATCCTGCTCATCATCCTGATCTTCGGCGTCCCGGAGTTGTTGCGCGTCTTCCGCTCGCGCGACACGTCCGACTACTACGACGTGCCCATGAGCGAGCGCCTGACGATCGGCACGATCTACTTCGGCCTGATGTTCGTCCTCGGCTTCCTGCTCTACGAGATGGAGCCCCTGATGCACGCGCTGCAGCCGGGGTAG
- a CDS encoding glycine rich domain-containing protein — protein sequence MHLDTGSVQTWIVPVGVTEATFRVSGASGGGTVSANGGKAQDLIATVPVTPGSVITLMVGGKGEDGGRCDNEQPRGGFNGGGNGGAGLGVFNCAGAGGGGASDVRIGGSDLSHRVLVAAGGGGAGTISASQGDPAGGNGGELVGEDGHPYTAGTEPYRGHGGDQDCTSGSGQSGVGSTGANNGIHGSGGGGGGWCGGSGGAIAPDDTLFGGGGGSSYAPANAAFQLSASIGNGFIFVSYHPLTIDATCEQTNDNKMNCTFPFTGTVQGWIVPAGVSEATFELSGARGGNTPVASGGAGFFLSATLAVTPGDTITLMVGGHGGDVIDDCDIAAAPGGFNGGGGGGNGQCAGASGGGATDVRIGGTDLSHRVLVAAGGGGAANADDATLGPSSGGRGDRFTGADGGPADPDYPAYQGQGGNQDCTTGSGLPGVGSAGEDAVTVSGNGGGGGGWCGGSGGRLTPSPANRIHGGGGGSSYGPADAISGWSLLADGLITITFDFPNAPICLQSGITVICTAYPINDSQTWTVPAGITEAQFELYGGSGGSTLSPGGLGGQARAILPLTPGSTITLMVGGQGVNGGACFTQDTPGGFNGGGNGGAGTGVSNCAGAGGGGASDVRIGGNDLAHRVLVAGGGGGAASPAFDDSGSASGGNGGGIIGGDGLSFAGVEEYRGHGGDQECTVGSGHPGNGSGGATNGSHGSGGGGGGWCGGSGGSVTPDLFTFGGGGGSGYGPADIATLSTGVHEGDGLIVIIYELPDLEPPVTTASYSNSYVPGTWTNQPVMVTLSATDNHTPVDQIITYTGLDNSGCAPAAPASCDTYSGPITISTDGNHTLTFFSVDLAGNVETPQSKSIKIDQTPPTASPSISGTAGTNGWYTSAITINWNWSDSGAGIDPASCISSTSTAIEGQYTLSASCADMVGNSTTASADLKIDLTPPTITYSGNLGTYTVDQQVNITCTAADAVSGIASTTCANIVGPAWTFGAGSRTVSSTATDYAGLSSSASTTFTVDVTYTSLGNLSCQFVGQPTICTLLRYYLDSAQWAEGRHQGIRNALLDLYSTLVTSLRNHGLNAQQVQTLIDLANVTARQ from the coding sequence GTGCATTTGGACACCGGCAGTGTTCAAACATGGATCGTGCCAGTCGGCGTTACTGAAGCAACATTCCGCGTGAGCGGTGCCTCCGGAGGAGGCACCGTTTCCGCAAATGGCGGCAAAGCGCAAGATCTGATCGCGACTGTGCCGGTAACGCCCGGCTCCGTGATCACCCTCATGGTCGGGGGAAAGGGAGAGGACGGAGGTCGCTGCGACAACGAGCAGCCGCGTGGCGGATTTAACGGTGGTGGCAACGGTGGTGCCGGTCTCGGCGTGTTCAACTGTGCCGGCGCTGGCGGCGGCGGGGCTTCCGATGTGCGCATCGGCGGTAGCGATCTGTCTCACCGCGTGCTCGTCGCGGCCGGAGGTGGTGGTGCAGGCACGATTAGTGCATCACAAGGTGACCCGGCAGGTGGCAACGGTGGCGAGCTCGTTGGCGAAGACGGCCATCCATATACCGCAGGAACTGAACCATATCGCGGGCATGGCGGTGATCAGGATTGCACATCCGGTAGCGGGCAATCTGGCGTCGGTTCAACCGGTGCAAACAACGGCATTCATGGAAGTGGCGGTGGCGGCGGCGGTTGGTGCGGAGGTAGTGGAGGCGCAATAGCTCCGGACGACACTCTGTTTGGCGGCGGTGGTGGCAGCAGTTATGCACCAGCGAACGCGGCATTTCAACTGAGCGCCTCAATCGGGAATGGGTTCATTTTCGTCAGTTACCATCCCCTGACGATTGATGCGACCTGCGAGCAAACAAACGACAACAAGATGAACTGCACCTTCCCGTTCACCGGTACCGTGCAGGGCTGGATCGTGCCGGCCGGCGTCAGCGAAGCGACATTCGAGCTCTCCGGTGCTCGGGGCGGCAACACCCCAGTAGCCAGTGGTGGTGCCGGTTTCTTCCTTAGTGCCACATTGGCCGTGACACCCGGCGATACGATCACCCTGATGGTCGGCGGGCACGGAGGCGATGTCATCGATGACTGTGACATCGCCGCCGCCCCGGGCGGCTTCAATGGTGGTGGTGGCGGCGGTAATGGGCAGTGTGCGGGTGCGAGCGGCGGCGGGGCAACCGACGTGCGCATTGGCGGTACTGATCTGTCTCATCGCGTGCTCGTTGCCGCCGGCGGCGGCGGGGCGGCCAACGCCGACGATGCCACGCTCGGGCCGTCATCTGGTGGCCGCGGTGACAGATTCACCGGGGCAGATGGCGGGCCGGCCGACCCCGACTATCCTGCATATCAGGGGCAGGGCGGCAATCAGGACTGCACGACGGGGAGCGGACTTCCCGGAGTCGGGAGCGCTGGCGAGGACGCTGTAACCGTGTCCGGCAACGGTGGTGGTGGTGGCGGCTGGTGCGGCGGTAGTGGCGGCAGGTTGACCCCATCACCAGCGAATCGGATCCACGGCGGAGGCGGAGGCAGCAGCTACGGTCCCGCTGATGCGATCTCCGGCTGGAGTCTCCTGGCCGACGGCTTGATCACGATAACCTTCGACTTCCCGAACGCCCCGATTTGCCTGCAGTCCGGCATTACCGTCATCTGCACCGCCTATCCAATCAATGATTCGCAGACCTGGACGGTGCCGGCGGGCATCACCGAAGCGCAGTTCGAGCTTTATGGCGGATCTGGTGGCTCAACGCTCTCGCCAGGCGGCCTCGGTGGGCAGGCACGCGCGATTCTGCCGCTAACGCCCGGCAGCACGATCACGCTCATGGTCGGCGGGCAGGGCGTTAACGGTGGCGCGTGCTTCACGCAGGACACGCCGGGCGGCTTTAACGGTGGCGGCAACGGCGGCGCGGGGACTGGCGTCTCCAACTGCGCTGGCGCAGGCGGCGGCGGCGCGTCGGATGTCCGCATTGGAGGCAACGACCTGGCTCACCGCGTCCTGGTTGCTGGCGGCGGTGGTGGTGCAGCCAGCCCAGCTTTTGATGACTCAGGAAGCGCAAGCGGCGGCAACGGCGGCGGCATCATTGGCGGTGACGGGCTCAGTTTCGCTGGGGTCGAAGAATATCGAGGTCACGGTGGCGACCAAGAGTGCACTGTGGGTAGTGGACATCCGGGCAACGGTTCTGGGGGAGCGACTAACGGATCACATGGCAGCGGCGGCGGCGGCGGAGGCTGGTGCGGCGGTAGCGGGGGCAGTGTCACTCCGGATCTCTTCACCTTCGGCGGTGGTGGCGGCAGCGGCTACGGCCCGGCCGACATCGCCACCTTGAGCACCGGAGTCCACGAGGGTGATGGCCTGATTGTCATCATCTATGAATTGCCAGATCTGGAGCCGCCGGTCACGACGGCGTCATACAGCAACAGCTACGTGCCCGGCACCTGGACCAACCAACCGGTCATGGTCACGCTCAGCGCCACCGACAACCACACACCGGTCGACCAGATCATCACCTACACTGGCCTCGACAACAGCGGCTGCGCACCGGCAGCGCCGGCAAGCTGCGATACCTACAGCGGCCCGATCACGATCTCGACTGACGGCAACCACACACTGACATTCTTCAGTGTTGACCTGGCCGGGAATGTCGAGACGCCACAGTCGAAGTCGATCAAGATCGACCAGACACCTCCGACGGCATCGCCCTCAATCAGCGGCACTGCCGGGACGAACGGCTGGTACACCAGCGCGATCACGATCAACTGGAACTGGAGCGATAGCGGGGCTGGAATCGACCCCGCCAGCTGCATATCGTCGACGAGTACCGCCATCGAAGGCCAGTACACGCTCAGTGCATCCTGCGCCGACATGGTCGGAAACAGCACCACAGCATCGGCGGATCTCAAGATCGATCTGACACCGCCGACGATCACCTACTCCGGCAATCTCGGAACCTACACGGTCGATCAGCAGGTCAACATCACCTGCACGGCGGCTGACGCAGTTTCCGGCATCGCATCAACGACCTGCGCGAATATCGTCGGCCCAGCCTGGACCTTCGGTGCGGGATCGCGCACCGTCTCGTCAACGGCAACGGACTATGCCGGACTCTCATCCAGCGCCTCGACGACGTTCACCGTTGACGTGACGTACACCAGTCTGGGGAACCTGTCCTGCCAGTTCGTCGGGCAGCCAACGATCTGCACGCTGCTACGCTACTACCTGGATTCGGCGCAGTGGGCTGAAGGACGCCACCAGGGTATCCGGAACGCACTTCTCGACCTGTACTCAACGTTGGTGACCTCGCTGCGCAACCACGGACTGAACGCGCAGCAGGTTCAGACACTGATCGATCTGGCGAACGTAACCGCCCGCCAGTGA
- a CDS encoding LuxR C-terminal-related transcriptional regulator, producing the protein MSASSYRLPTSRSSTIGRTAELGTIRDFILTNPARMITLTGLGGCGKTHLALATARTLAAEFSDGIWLVELAAITDEALLETFVVAALGILPARDVSAFETLASFLRPRSALLVLDNCEHLIDSCARLSDQLLATCPTLRIMATSREPLRIAGERQVRIQPLPLPTETVADMEGIARSPAVQLFVERAQDVAADFALGPQNATTIAAICERLAGIPMAIELAAARCQVLTVEQILSRLDDGLRLLTGGNRTAQDRQQTLQATLDWSYALLSPPEQVVFQRLSVFTGGCDIQAAEAIASGTHPDTGHAAISPDDVLHILSQLVDKSLIIVDRDGPVAWYRMLEPVRQYSAWRLATSTEAEAIRAQHARYFGDLAREAEPHLSGPEQRDWLARLEREADNLRAALRWAADHDPTAALQQFVVALFPFWEAHDHLTEGQYWLTLALQATNGDRSTAGLQHRARALHAAGRLAHQQRALASAEEFHTQALALFRELDDRRGIAIALSELAMEARITRRLDRSSDLAEQSLTLSREIGDPDATAYALLEAGITWKDRGDFDRASQYLEECLAMYREQGNTRFIAIAQTMLGMVNLDSGNLSGANERLCEALSLHYSVSNRWFVIYDLQLLAAVANTSGEPRRAAQLLGLARGLGATLQEVIEPIGPVGTEAEIASARERLGKDQFEKAWADGQAMTIEQVIEGFTAQPDATANSKRVSDTPTSTLTPREREVAELLTRGFRDREIAEALHIATATVGVHVHRILAKLDVRSRWQVADALAAMNDVPDSSPPIDAHH; encoded by the coding sequence GTGAGCGCGTCATCCTACAGGTTGCCAACGTCGCGGTCATCGACGATCGGGCGTACCGCCGAGTTGGGCACAATTCGGGACTTCATCCTGACCAATCCCGCGCGCATGATCACGCTGACCGGTCTGGGAGGCTGTGGCAAAACGCATCTGGCGCTGGCGACGGCGCGGACGCTGGCGGCCGAATTTAGTGACGGCATCTGGCTCGTCGAGCTGGCCGCCATCACCGACGAGGCGCTGCTCGAAACGTTTGTGGTCGCAGCGCTGGGCATCCTGCCGGCCCGCGATGTCTCCGCGTTCGAGACGCTCGCCAGCTTTCTGCGCCCGCGCTCGGCGCTGCTCGTCCTCGACAACTGCGAGCACCTGATCGATTCCTGCGCGCGATTGTCCGATCAACTGCTGGCAACCTGCCCGACACTGCGCATCATGGCAACCAGTCGTGAGCCGCTCCGCATCGCCGGAGAGCGGCAGGTTCGCATACAGCCGTTGCCACTGCCAACCGAAACGGTCGCGGACATGGAGGGCATCGCCCGCTCACCTGCTGTCCAGCTGTTTGTCGAGCGCGCTCAGGATGTGGCGGCGGATTTTGCGCTCGGGCCGCAGAACGCGACGACGATCGCGGCCATTTGCGAGCGACTGGCCGGCATCCCGATGGCAATTGAGCTGGCGGCTGCGCGCTGCCAGGTGCTGACCGTCGAGCAGATCCTCAGTCGGCTCGACGACGGCCTCCGCCTGCTAACCGGCGGCAATCGAACCGCGCAGGACCGCCAGCAAACACTGCAGGCGACACTCGACTGGAGCTACGCGCTCCTTTCGCCACCGGAGCAGGTTGTCTTTCAGCGCCTGTCCGTCTTCACCGGCGGCTGCGACATTCAGGCCGCCGAGGCGATCGCGAGCGGCACCCACCCGGACACGGGGCACGCCGCCATCTCACCCGACGATGTCCTGCACATCCTGAGTCAGCTCGTGGACAAGTCGCTGATCATCGTCGATCGCGATGGCCCGGTGGCCTGGTACCGCATGCTGGAGCCAGTGCGGCAGTACAGCGCCTGGCGGTTGGCAACGAGCACCGAAGCTGAGGCGATCCGGGCGCAGCACGCGCGCTACTTCGGCGACCTCGCCCGCGAAGCCGAGCCGCACCTGTCCGGTCCGGAGCAACGCGACTGGCTCGCCAGGCTGGAGCGCGAAGCCGACAATCTGCGCGCGGCGCTGCGCTGGGCCGCGGACCATGATCCCACCGCTGCGCTGCAGCAGTTCGTCGTTGCGCTGTTCCCCTTCTGGGAGGCGCACGATCATCTGACCGAAGGCCAGTACTGGCTGACGCTTGCGCTGCAGGCGACCAACGGAGACCGCAGCACCGCTGGGCTGCAACATCGCGCCCGCGCGCTCCACGCTGCCGGCCGCCTCGCCCACCAGCAGCGCGCATTGGCCAGCGCCGAGGAGTTCCATACGCAGGCCCTCGCGCTCTTCCGCGAGCTGGACGATCGACGCGGCATCGCCATCGCGCTGAGCGAGCTGGCGATGGAAGCACGCATTACCAGACGGCTGGACCGCTCATCCGACCTCGCCGAGCAGAGCCTGACGCTCAGCCGCGAGATCGGCGATCCGGACGCGACCGCCTACGCGCTCCTCGAAGCCGGCATTACCTGGAAGGATCGCGGCGACTTCGATCGAGCCAGCCAGTATCTCGAAGAATGCCTGGCGATGTATCGCGAGCAGGGCAATACGCGCTTCATCGCCATTGCGCAGACGATGCTCGGCATGGTCAATCTGGATTCCGGCAATCTGTCAGGTGCAAATGAGCGCCTGTGCGAAGCACTCTCCCTTCATTACTCTGTCAGCAATCGCTGGTTCGTCATTTACGACCTGCAGCTGCTGGCGGCCGTCGCCAACACATCGGGAGAGCCGCGCCGCGCCGCGCAGCTCCTCGGCCTCGCTCGTGGACTGGGCGCCACGCTTCAGGAGGTCATCGAGCCGATCGGTCCCGTCGGAACCGAGGCGGAGATCGCCAGCGCACGAGAACGGCTCGGCAAGGACCAGTTCGAGAAAGCCTGGGCTGACGGACAGGCAATGACCATCGAGCAGGTCATCGAGGGATTCACCGCGCAACCAGACGCAACGGCGAACAGCAAGCGGGTGAGCGATACGCCAACGTCAACGCTCACGCCTCGTGAGCGCGAGGTCGCCGAGCTGCTCACCCGCGGCTTTCGCGACCGCGAGATTGCCGAGGCACTGCACATCGCAACCGCGACCGTCGGCGTCCACGTCCACCGCATCCTCGCCAAGCTCGACGTCCGCTCGCGCTGGCAGGTGGCGGATGCGCTGGCGGCCATGAACGACGTCCCCGATAGCTCACCTCCGATCGACGCCCATCACTAA